In Flavobacterium hankyongi, the genomic window TTGTCGGGCGCAGGACGAACTGCTTTAAAAGGAATTATTTTTGCCATTTATTAGTTTACAGTTTCAGTCACAGCAGACGTTTTTGGAAACTGTGACTGAAAACTGTGACTTTATTATTTACTAAATTGAGAAGAAACTTTCTCAGCTTTTTTGCTTTCTGAATAGTCATAGAAACCTTCTCCAGATTTTACTCCTAATTTTCCAGCCATAACCATGTTTACCAATAGTGGGCAAGGAGCATATTTAGGATTTTTGAATCCGTCGTACATTACGTTTAAGATTGATAAACATACATCAAGACCAATAAAATCAGCTAACTGTAATGGCCCCATTGGATGAGCCATTCCTAATTTCATTACGGTATCAATTTCATAAACACCACCAACACCATTGTATAACGTTTCGATAGCTTCATTAATCATTGGCATTAAAATGCGATTAGCAACGAAACCAGGGTAATCATTAACTTCAGTAGGGATTTTTCCTAACTTAACAGATAAATCCATAATGATTTTAGTTACTTCATCAGATGTGTTATAACCACGAATGATTTCTACTAATTTCATAATTGGTACCGGATTCATAAAGTGCATACCAATTACTCTTTCTGGATGAACTACTTGGGCTGCAATTTGAGTAATAGAAATAGATGACGTGTTTGTCGCTAATATAACATTGTGATCACAAACTTCACTTAACTGTTTAAATATGTTTAGTTTTAAACCAACATTCTCAGTGGCTGCTTCAACCACTAAATCACAACCTACTACACCATCTTTAATATCTGTGTACGTAATTATGTTGCCAATTGTTTTGTGTTTGTCATCTTCAGTGATGGTTCCTTTCGCAACCATTCTGTCAAGATTAGTGGCAATAGTTGCCATTCCTTTTTCCAGAGATTTTTCTGAAATATCGATAAGTTTTACAGTAAAACCACTTTGCGCAAATGTGTGGGCAATTCCGTTACCCATTGTTCCAGCTCCTATTACAGCGATGTTTTTCATTGTTTTATTTAGTATTGAGTGTGTTTTTTGTTATTTATTCATCGAGTCAATAATCTGATATGCAACTCGTAAAGCTTCAGTAGCTTGCTCTAGAGTTACAACAGGTATTGTGTCATTATTTATTGCATCTGCAAACGATTCTAATTCATCTAAAATAGCGTTGTTAGGCTCTATTGATGGATTATCATAATAAATTTGCTTTTTAACACCTTCTGCATTTTGTAAAATCATGTCAAAATCACCGGGAACTTCGGGTGCATCTTTCATTTTTACAACCTCACATATTTTATCTAAGAAATCTACAGAAATGTATGCATCACGCTGAAAAAATCTAGACTTACGCATATTTTTCATAGAAATACGGCTCGAAGTAATGTTGGCAACGCAACCATTTTCGAATTCTATTCTAGCATTTGCAATATCAGGAGAGTCACTAATTACAGATACTCCGCTAGCGTTTACTTCCTTTACTTTCGAATTTACAACACTTAAAATAGCATCAATATCATGAATCATTAAATCTAAAACTACAGGAACATCAGTCCCTCTCGGATTAAATTCTGCCAAGCGATGTGTTTCAATAAACATAGGATTTTCGATTTTTCCTTTTACTGCTTTAAAAGCAGGGTTAAATCTTTCCACATGACCTACTTGACCCTTAACATTGTATTCTTTGGCCAAAGCAATAATTTCTTCGGCTTCTTCTACTGTAGTTGATATTGGTTTTTCGATAAAAACGTGTTTACCTGATTTTATGGCAACTTTGGCACATTTATAATGAGAAAGGGTAGGAGTAACAATATCTATTACATCAACAGCATGAATTAATTTAGCTATGGTGTCGAAGTGTGTGTAACCAAATTCGGCTGCTATTTTTTTTGCATATTCTTGGTTTTCATCATAAAAACCAACTAATTCATATTTTTCAGATTGATTGAGTAATCGTAAATGTATTTTTCCAAGATGACCAGCACCTAAAACGCCTATTTTTAGCATAAAGACTATTTTTAACAAAAGTAAATTAAAAATAATAAATCTCAACTTTTAAACACTATTTAAAGAAGTTTTTTTTAGAATTCCTAATTTGATTTTTGCGAATATAAAGTCTAATTTTGTTGAATAAATTAAATGTTAGAGTGAGAGATTTGGCCAAACATCAAGGACTTAGAAATCAGTTAGTAAGCATTCTGGAAAAAAAAGGGATTAAAGATAAAAATGTATTGGAAGCTATTAGAAAGATACCAAGACATTTGTTTTTAAACTCAAGTTTTGAAGATTTTGCGTATCAGGACAAACCATTTCCAATTGGTGCAGGACAAACTATATCTCAACCTTATACAGTTGCTTTTCAAACGGAATTACTACAAGTCAAAAAGGACGATAAAGTTTTAGAAATTGGTACAGGATCTGGTTATCAAACAGCTGTTTTGTTCATGATGGGGGCAAAGGTCTTCTCTATCGAAAGACAAAATGAACTTTTCAAAAAAACATCTTTATTACTACCAAAACTTGGAGTACGTGCTAAACAGTTAATTTTTGGAGATGGATATAAAGGATTGCCAGGTCATGCTCCTTTTGATAGTATAATTGTTACAGCTGGTGCACCATTTATACCGCAACCGTTAATGGCTCAACTTAAAATAGGAGGGCGATTAGTAATTCCTGTTGGTGAAGATGTTCAGGTTATGACTTTACTTATTAGAAAAACGGAGACACAATTTGAAAAACATGAACTTGGAGACTTTAGATTTGTTCCTTTATTAGAAGATAAAAATTAATTAAAAAATATATTAAATATAAATGATTTTTATCATTATTCTGTAGTTTTTATGAATTTACCTTTGATGTATAATTTTAAAAAACAACAAAAATGAAAAAAGTTATTTTAGGGTTAGTTGCTCTATTTGCCTTTCAAGCAGGTTATTCTCAAAGTTCGAAATCAACTGATTTTTTAAGATGGAAAATGCGATTAAGGGTTGTAGGTGTAGTTCCTGATGAAAAATCAGATGTTACAACAATAGGTGGAAAAGTAGACGTTTCAAATGAAATTATTCCGGAATTAGATTTTACTTATTTTTTTACAAAAAATATTGCTACTGAGCTGATTTTAGGTACATCTAAGCATGAAGTAAAAACTATAGGTTCAGATATTTCTGCTGTTGGTGGTCCAACAAATTACAATGTTGATTTAGGTACTGTTAGATTATTACCTCCTACACTTACTGTTCAATATCATTTTAATCAAGAGAAGGATAATGTTTTTAAACCTTATTTAGGGGCAGGTGTAAATTATACTATTTTTTATGACATAAAAGCAGGAAATATAGTTAAAGATATAGAATATAAAAATTCATTGGGATATGCATTTCAAGCAGGGTTTGATTTAATGGTAACTGACAAGTTTTTTATAAATGCTGATATTAAAAAAATGTTTTTAAAGACAGATGTAACTGTAGATGCTTCAAATTTAGCTCCTAATTTAAGTATTCCTGCTAAAGTAGATTTAAATCCATTAGTTTTAGGAATGGGTGTAGGGATGAAATTTTAAATAAAAATTACTGCTATAAATAAAAAAAGGCCTTAGGCCTTTTTTTATTTATATGATTTCTTGATTCTGTCTAAGTCTCGTTTGTTATCTCTGTCTTTTATAGTTTCACGTTTATCGTAGTTTTTCTTACCTCTGCAAAGTGCTATATCAAGTTTAGCCAATCCTTTTTCATTGGTAAATAAACGTAAAGGGATAATAGTTAATCCTTTGTTTTGAACATCTTTTAATAAGCCTTTCAACTCTTTCTTGTTCAATAAAAGTTTACGCTCACTTTTTGCTTTGTGATTATAATGATTTCCGTAAAGATATTCTTCAATGTTTGAATTGATTACAAATAATTCGTTGCCACTAAATTCACAAAAACTTTCTGCTATTGAAGCTTTTCCTAAGCGTATTGATTTTATTTCGGTACCTGTTAATACAATACCAGCAGTGTAACGATCAATAATCTCGTAATCGAATTTTGCTCTTTTGTTGAGTATGTTAACTATTTTCTGCATTTGGGGTCAAATTTACTATGAAATTTGGGTTTTTTGACGAATTGTCATTTGTTTTTTTAAACATGAACTTTTGACAAAATTAAAATTATATCTTTTTTCTTACAATTTATTTATAAAATGTTGTAGATTAGGTTTTTGAATTTATTTGTTAACAAACCAAAAAACCAAAACATGAAAAAAAAACTTTTAAGAATTCTTGCAGTAGTAGTTATTGCGTTTTCTTCGTGTACCCAAGATGATTCAAAATTTGAAGAAATTACTGTTTCTCCAGAACAAAAAAATCCTTTAACATCACAACAAATTGTTTCCAAAATTGATGAATCTCTTCAAACAAAAGGTTCATTTAATTGGAAAGACGCTTCGAATCATGAGATTTGGAGTGCCTTAGAAAATGGAAATAATATATGTACTATTGGATTTGGAGATAGTAAGAATGATTTCGACAGAAGTAAATCGATCAGTGGCAAAGGGTACCAAAATACTATTATTCAAATTATTGAAAGGTATGAAGGGAAATCGTCAAAAGATTTTTTAATTTCATCTGATCCATTTTTAAATCTAATTGATGTAATTATTGAAAAACAAGAAACAGTCATCGCACTTAGAAAAAATAATTTTATTAGATATGTTGAACCGTCCGATTTTAGATACTTTCAAAATAAAGGGATGGTTTATCAAAAATCATCTTCAGGATGTGGATTGAGTTCTGAAACGATTTCTTCATCGGATTATACAACTATAGCTCCAAATGCAAAATTACCTTGGGCATTTAACAATCATAATATTCCTGCAGCTTGGAATTATAGTACAGGAGCTGGTGTCACTATTGGTGTTGTTGATACAGGAGCATCAACAGTTAATTCACTTTTGAATTCAAGTTTTAATAGTGGATATTCTTCAGGAAGAAGTGTACAACGTTACGGAGTATATGTAGATTCTGTTTGGCCATGGAGTACAGGGACAGATGGTGTGAATGACAAGTGTGGTCATGGTACGAGTATGTCTTCAGTGGCAACAGCTCCTAGAAATAATGCAGGACAACCTGTTGGTGTGGCATATAATGCTAATTTAATTGCTTATAGAGCAGCTTCAAATGTTGTTTTAGATGGATATCATGAACAAAATGGAGTTAAGAATGCATTTACTGGATTAGCAAATAATTCAAGTGTTAAAATTATTTCGATGTCTATGGGACACATATTTTCTGTAGGAAAAATTGAAGATGGAGTTAAGTATGCTTATGGGAAAGGAAAATTAATTTTTTGTGCAGGAGGGACGTCAACAAGCTTTACAAACTTTGTAGGTGTAATTTTTCCAGCATGGATGGCTGAAACTGTTGCTGTAACAGGTATCAAAGAAGCTTCAACCTATCAAAAATGTGATGTGTGTCATACTGGTTCTAAAATTGATTTTACAATAATGATGGAGCGTCCTTCAGGTAGTACTATACCAGTAAATAGTTATTATGATGGTCAAGGAAACTATGTTGGTGGTTCTTCTGTGGCAACAGCAACTACAGCTGGTATTGCCGCTCTAGTTTGGGCTAAAAACCCTTCATGGACAAGAGATCAGGTTTTAAATAAAATGAAGCAAACATCGCATTTGTATCCAAATAAGCACTCTGAATTTGGTTATGGTATGCCAAATGCTTTGCTAGCGGTACAATAAAAAAAATTAAAAGAAAGCCATCGTAATTGATGGCTTTTTTAATTTATAGTATAGCAAAACATTATTCCACCTCTATATGGAAGCCATTCTCCACTTTTGTTATAGTCATGTGCTTTTTCAACTCTTTCTCCGGTATATAATGAATAACCTTTGTAAAAGGCTTGTTGATTTCCTCCTCCTAAAAAAATGTCTATTAAGAATTTATTTGAGATTTTTTTTTGATAACCAATAGTTGCTCCAATCATATAATTGTATCCTTGCTGATAATATTGAGTTTCTGCATAATTCCATTTTTGAAGTTTAAAAGTACTTCCTGCAATATGACCTCCAAAATATAGTCCTTGATTATCTTTGTTTATATGATATCTGATTTCAGGGGTGATAATTACAAATTCTAAAGGGCCACCATTAATTGACTTCCAAAAAGATGCACTAACATCGGCTTGAAAACTTAAGTGATTTTTTAAAGTTGTTTCAATACCAATATTAGGAATTAGAGCAAAAGCCGTAACCCCGTTTATTTTTACATAAGTTTGTGAATGCATAGCATTAAAACTTAAAACGAGAAGTAATATAAATAACCGTTTTATCATTAATTTTTATTTAGTAGTGAATATATATTGGTATCAAGCCATTCACCTTGCCATAATGTGTCTTCTTTAAATTGTGCTTCAAGAACAAAATTATTTTTTTCTAATACTTTTGCAGATGCCTGGTTTCTTGGGTCAATAACTGCTTCTAATGAATGCATTTTCATTGTATTAAAGCCATAATCAATAAGAAGTTTAACAGCTTCTGATGTTATCCCTTTACCATGGTATTCTGGTAAAATCATATAACCAATTTCAGATCGTAAGTTTTCCCATGAAATTTTATAATGACCAATAATACCAATTAGTTTAGGATTTCCTTTAAGAGTAATTGCCCAATTAATACCTTCATTTTCTTCAATTTTGCTTTGTATTAATTTAATATGTCCTAAAGCTTCCTCTTTTGTAGTTACTAAGGGTCTTGGTACAAATTTCATAATCTCGGGATTACTCCTCATTTCAAAAACTTCGTTAACATCATCAGTTGTGATTTGTCTTAGAAGTAATCTTTCTGATTCTAAATTTTGAAAGGGTAAAAAGGAAATGGTATTCATGTTGTTATTGTATTTCGAATGATATTGAGAAGTTTTTTTCTTCATTTGGTAATAAATGAAGCATACCTTCTTTTTTTATTAAATCTCCAGTTGTATTTTCATTATCTGCATAGCCTTGCCAAGGTTCAATACATAAGAATTGAGCATCTTTTTTTGTCCAAATACCTAAATGCGGAAAGTTATCAAAGCTAATTCTTATAAATGGACTATTGTGCTTATAAATTGTTAAATAATTTGATTGAAATTCTTTTACGACTATTGCATCTTTTTCAAACAAATCGTAGTTTA contains:
- a CDS encoding GNAT family N-acetyltransferase, yielding MKKKTSQYHSKYNNNMNTISFLPFQNLESERLLLRQITTDDVNEVFEMRSNPEIMKFVPRPLVTTKEEALGHIKLIQSKIEENEGINWAITLKGNPKLIGIIGHYKISWENLRSEIGYMILPEYHGKGITSEAVKLLIDYGFNTMKMHSLEAVIDPRNQASAKVLEKNNFVLEAQFKEDTLWQGEWLDTNIYSLLNKN
- a CDS encoding DUF3575 domain-containing protein, whose translation is MIKRLFILLLVLSFNAMHSQTYVKINGVTAFALIPNIGIETTLKNHLSFQADVSASFWKSINGGPLEFVIITPEIRYHINKDNQGLYFGGHIAGSTFKLQKWNYAETQYYQQGYNYMIGATIGYQKKISNKFLIDIFLGGGNQQAFYKGYSLYTGERVEKAHDYNKSGEWLPYRGGIMFCYTIN
- a CDS encoding S8 family peptidase yields the protein MKKKLLRILAVVVIAFSSCTQDDSKFEEITVSPEQKNPLTSQQIVSKIDESLQTKGSFNWKDASNHEIWSALENGNNICTIGFGDSKNDFDRSKSISGKGYQNTIIQIIERYEGKSSKDFLISSDPFLNLIDVIIEKQETVIALRKNNFIRYVEPSDFRYFQNKGMVYQKSSSGCGLSSETISSSDYTTIAPNAKLPWAFNNHNIPAAWNYSTGAGVTIGVVDTGASTVNSLLNSSFNSGYSSGRSVQRYGVYVDSVWPWSTGTDGVNDKCGHGTSMSSVATAPRNNAGQPVGVAYNANLIAYRAASNVVLDGYHEQNGVKNAFTGLANNSSVKIISMSMGHIFSVGKIEDGVKYAYGKGKLIFCAGGTSTSFTNFVGVIFPAWMAETVAVTGIKEASTYQKCDVCHTGSKIDFTIMMERPSGSTIPVNSYYDGQGNYVGGSSVATATTAGIAALVWAKNPSWTRDQVLNKMKQTSHLYPNKHSEFGYGMPNALLAVQ
- a CDS encoding 3-hydroxyacyl-CoA dehydrogenase family protein gives rise to the protein MKNIAVIGAGTMGNGIAHTFAQSGFTVKLIDISEKSLEKGMATIATNLDRMVAKGTITEDDKHKTIGNIITYTDIKDGVVGCDLVVEAATENVGLKLNIFKQLSEVCDHNVILATNTSSISITQIAAQVVHPERVIGMHFMNPVPIMKLVEIIRGYNTSDEVTKIIMDLSVKLGKIPTEVNDYPGFVANRILMPMINEAIETLYNGVGGVYEIDTVMKLGMAHPMGPLQLADFIGLDVCLSILNVMYDGFKNPKYAPCPLLVNMVMAGKLGVKSGEGFYDYSESKKAEKVSSQFSK
- the smpB gene encoding SsrA-binding protein SmpB — its product is MQKIVNILNKRAKFDYEIIDRYTAGIVLTGTEIKSIRLGKASIAESFCEFSGNELFVINSNIEEYLYGNHYNHKAKSERKLLLNKKELKGLLKDVQNKGLTIIPLRLFTNEKGLAKLDIALCRGKKNYDKRETIKDRDNKRDLDRIKKSYK
- a CDS encoding OmpW/AlkL family protein; protein product: MKKVILGLVALFAFQAGYSQSSKSTDFLRWKMRLRVVGVVPDEKSDVTTIGGKVDVSNEIIPELDFTYFFTKNIATELILGTSKHEVKTIGSDISAVGGPTNYNVDLGTVRLLPPTLTVQYHFNQEKDNVFKPYLGAGVNYTIFYDIKAGNIVKDIEYKNSLGYAFQAGFDLMVTDKFFINADIKKMFLKTDVTVDASNLAPNLSIPAKVDLNPLVLGMGVGMKF
- a CDS encoding protein-L-isoaspartate(D-aspartate) O-methyltransferase; its protein translation is MRDLAKHQGLRNQLVSILEKKGIKDKNVLEAIRKIPRHLFLNSSFEDFAYQDKPFPIGAGQTISQPYTVAFQTELLQVKKDDKVLEIGTGSGYQTAVLFMMGAKVFSIERQNELFKKTSLLLPKLGVRAKQLIFGDGYKGLPGHAPFDSIIVTAGAPFIPQPLMAQLKIGGRLVIPVGEDVQVMTLLIRKTETQFEKHELGDFRFVPLLEDKN
- a CDS encoding Gfo/Idh/MocA family protein, with the protein product MLKIGVLGAGHLGKIHLRLLNQSEKYELVGFYDENQEYAKKIAAEFGYTHFDTIAKLIHAVDVIDIVTPTLSHYKCAKVAIKSGKHVFIEKPISTTVEEAEEIIALAKEYNVKGQVGHVERFNPAFKAVKGKIENPMFIETHRLAEFNPRGTDVPVVLDLMIHDIDAILSVVNSKVKEVNASGVSVISDSPDIANARIEFENGCVANITSSRISMKNMRKSRFFQRDAYISVDFLDKICEVVKMKDAPEVPGDFDMILQNAEGVKKQIYYDNPSIEPNNAILDELESFADAINNDTIPVVTLEQATEALRVAYQIIDSMNK